One window from the genome of Labeo rohita strain BAU-BD-2019 chromosome 10, IGBB_LRoh.1.0, whole genome shotgun sequence encodes:
- the tmem88a gene encoding transmembrane protein 88a: MNGRMSLSRNGTLEKRASLLTATDRGELESPHPRLHHTGSISSSTPANASSSGVVVPPPYSIAGSAVNDSPLELRGSLDCWACSVLVTAQNLIIAALNVGLAAFIFGLILMPSLVMVVFGFLCHSTVQRHGTSVYCSDLLDDGGCVALLVVGFLLLAPLLVLALAAYCRMARHLQLGLCFIPYSRAIYKNLPASRHRGLGGMLWPAGGRRERGKG; this comes from the exons ATGAACGGCAGGATGAGTCTTTCCCGTAATGGTACATTGGAGAAACGCGCGTCCTTGTTGACCGCCACGGACCGAGGGGAGCTCGAATCACCTCACCCGCGCCTCCATCACACCGGCTCCATCTCCTCGAGTACTCCAGCGAACGCGTCCAGCTCAGGTGTGGTGGTTCCTCCTCCGTACTCGATAGCAGGCAGTGCGGTGAACGACTCTCCCCTGGAGCTGAGGGGCTCTCTGGACTGTTGGGCCTGTTCTGTTCTGGTTACAGCACAGAATCTGATCATCGCCGCGCTCAATGTGGGTCTGGCTGCGTTTATCTTCGGCCTCATCCTCATGCCTTCGCTCGTCATGGTTGTTTTTGGCTTCCTCTGCCATTCAACG GTTCAGCGCCACGGTACTTCCGTCTACTGTTCAGATCTCTTGGATGATGGAGGTTGTGTGGCTTTACTGGTGGTGGGGTTCCTGCTCCTGGCTCCGCTCCTGGTTCTGGCTCTGGCCGCTTACTGCAGGATGGCACGCCACCTCCAGCTTGGTCTGTGCTTCATTCCCTACAGCCGTGCCATCTACAAGAACCTGCCTGCATCACGTCATCGAGGCCTGGGGGGGATGCTGTGGCCAGCAGGGGGCAGGAGAGAGCGAGGGAAAGGGTAG
- the kdm6bb gene encoding lysine (K)-specific demethylase 6B, b isoform X2: MYHIAEQYSGRNSWDSFPSSGPNRAPWAPGSNRHWAPPSRCSGGNYQSPSQNYTAGRSYPNKAYNNRPPGFSRDRPHTHPRDRGNGKEQRVPRVCGPTQSQHHNPERPALNYSSGCGGHLSSSNNHSSQPHRYGGPHQQQRSTGRPQQTQGEKWTQSTQSRTFQGPSLKRPGPPHNMSPPPRDPSPPRDDCPTKRSRSNSSHQESSHSVMRDHTYRPYSHPSPPSSAPSQGLHSKKPTKQGQPHHPVRDHPGPHPRGAKGGWDCPSPANLTSVPYSQQHQLPPPQRHTGPSSSPATSVPQSRFNTAQPDWKTQSRSGKHGSSETGRTTSGLESQESVGGERKRPSASKHISRQRSPIQSYSSAEGRVTDCSEWRSPETGLKKHNQRDSDSPSETSTQTSDRGQRAQKSELKKSRHSKHQTGFKSTHKSSLSKLDSELLKHIQAKRRHKERLRRKEKKKEGELLDTRERMEKKMEDRKKKKMKDGRKGHDKKNIHQNGRKLGQITRRAKEERKKEMHEDRKSETPTSKSASPNLGTLYPSDSEPLLDDPLSEPLHLNQREEEFSRHTSGFTPPSTSSSVNINHCSPCQLTYEANTKALEVDDQSDFSEPDHVDTSDDDSIEDHDFGGSKLTLPNKQKVCEEEPIRSKEGVLGLHTAPDLLPAHCTYSEELLRLDPPTSPPVLSWQGSPVSDLGEDEEGKEGDLIRVLRRPVLQPSPTHSSPLRDQVEINTGVDYCHSDLARLYGLPESSKAIDTEEEDEEKREEEQKDSSPDAPSCSEPNKPHLHQLDTFESATSAIGSHRYTYRGGPFGRPPPSALVGVKYSSSLSLGPEIHPPDQHSPPATSPTTEIPDQATPPFVQLAEKDKEGETEEERMETNANEDEIEEEKEEAEVQKMDEQMEIKVAESAEDPTCTSLEEKEPLSPAALQAKLVQSCELLLNQNSSPVSKEMKVSGSTSTEREQEHDRARQKDQVRSPRKAGSGMKGEDPEKSNGGEDKKDTAKDETEIKDSSSEGLGEHLVEIKNEQLVPENQKIDLNDGETESKETEKVKETDVKKETKQEDTVKSGTSATASSTPATTNTQTSVTVTPSSRPLLLERVNLLNLQELSKIPLKELKIRLVKVESKGRQTFIASEIEQKTMPLNAINIKNSAAEVIQACKGANIKSKFRESYLLPAFSVKPDLSTEIPIPREKLNPPTPSIYLESKRDAFSPVLLQFCTDSKNAVTVIRGLAGSLRLNLGLFSTKSLVEANSEHAVEVRTQVQQPADENWNHSGSAQTWPCESSRSHTTIAKYAQYQASSFQESLQEEKDSEDEDEEAKSENKTVTKSNSQGNAATSITTSSSEQKAIGKIIKFGTNIDLSDPKRWKLQLQELLKLPAFMRVSSSANMLSHVGHTILGMNTVQLYMKVPGSRTPGHQENNNFCSVNINIGPGDCEWFAVHEHYWKAISDICEKHGVDYLTGSWWPVLEDLYRSNIPVYRFIQRPGDLVWINAGTVHWVQAVGWCNNIAWNVGPLNAYQYQLALERFEWNEIKKVKSIVPMIHVSWNVARTLKITDPNTFKMIKHCLLQSIKHIQILRDQLVSAGKKISYQSRVKDEPAYYCNECDVEVFNLLFVTSENSSRKTYVVHCEDCARERSPSLSGVVVLEQYRINELMNTYDNFTLAPVPCCR, translated from the exons ATGTATCACATAGCAGAGCAGTATTCTGGACGAAACTCGTGGGACTCCTTCCCCTCTTCTGGGCCGAATCGAGCACCATGGGCCCCAGGCAGCAACCGGCACTGGGCCCCTCCATCCAG GTGCAGTGGAGGGAACTATCAATCCCCATCCCAAAACTACACAGCAGGAAGAAGCTACCCAAATAAAGCTTATAACAACAG ACCTCCAGGTTTCAGCAGGGACAGGCCCCACACGCACCCCAGAGACAGAGGAAATGGAAAGGAGCAGAGGGTCCCCAGGGTCTGCGGACCAACACAGAGCCAGCACCACAATCCAGAACGCCCCGCCCTAAACTACAGCTCAGGGTGTGGAGGACATCTCTCTAGCAGCAACAATCACAGCAGCCAGCCACACAGG TATGGGGGTCCGCATCAGCAGCAGCGTTCCACTGGGCGTCCCCAACAGACCCAGGGAGAAAAATGGACACAGTCGACTCAGTCCAGGACATTCCAAGGGCCCTCTCTCAAACGTCCAGGACCTCCTCACAATATGTCACCACCACCCCGGGATCCATCCCCTCCACGAGACGACTGTCCCACCAAGAGGAGCAGGAGCAACAGCTCGCATCAG GAGTCCAGTCATTCAGTCATGAGAGATCACACCTATAGACCGTATTCCCACCCATCACCACCCAGCAGTGCCCCAAGCCAGGGCCTCCACAGCAAGAAACCCACCAAACAGGGGCAACCTCATCATCCAGTCCGAGATCATCCAGGCCCCCATCCCCGTGGGGCCAAAGGGGGCTGGGATTGCCCATCACCAGCAAACCTCACCAGTGTGCCTTACAGTCAGCAGCACCAGCTCCCTCCACCACAGAGGCACACCGGCCCCTCCAGCAGCCCAGCCACCTCAGTACCTCAGTCCAGATTCAACACAGCACAACCTGACTGGAAAACACAGAGTCGCTCGGGAAAACACGGCAGCAGT GAGACAGGGCGTACCACCTCTGGCCTGGAATCTCAAGAGTCTGTGGGTGGGGAGAGAAAACGGCCAAGTGCATCTAAACATATTAGCCGCCAACGAAGTCCCATCCAGTCATATAGCAGTGCAGAGGGCAGAGTCACAGATTGTTCAGAATGGAGGAGCCCAGAGACTGGGTTAAAGAAACACAATCAGAGAGACTCTGACTCCCCTTCTGAAACCAGCACTCAAACCTCAGACAGAGGTCAGAGGGCacagaagtcagaattgaagaAGAGCAGACACTCTAAACACCAGACTGGATTCAAATCCACTCACAAGAGCTCCCTCAGCAAGCTGGACTCTGAACTCTTGAAGCATATTCAGGCCAAGAGGAGGCACAAGGAGCGTTTAAGGAGGAAGGAGAAAAAGAAGGAAGGAGAGCTGTTAGATACAAGAGAACGgatggagaaaaaaatggaggacaggaaaaagaaaaagatgaagGACGGAAGAAAGGGGCATGATAAGAAGAACATACATCAAAATGGCCGAAAGTTGGGACAGATAACAAGAAGAGCAAAGGaggagaggaaaaaagaaatgcatgaaGACAGGAAGAGTGAGACGCCCACCTCAAAATCAGCATCTCCCAATTTAGGAACGTTGTATCCCAGTGATTCTGAACCTCTCCTGGATGACCCACTTTCTGAGCCACTTCATCTCAATCAAAGAGAGGAAGAGTTCTCTCGACATACCTCAGGGTTCACCCCACCATCTACGTCCTCTTCTGTCAATATTAATCATTGTTCTCCATGCCAATTAACCTATGAAGCCAATACTAAAGCCTTAGAGGTTGACGACCAATCAGACTTTTCTGAGCCTGACCATGTAGACACTAGCGATGATGACAGCATAGAGGACCATGATTTTGGTGGGTCCAAACTTACTCTTCCCAATAAGCAGAAGGTTTGTGAAGAAGAACCCATCAGAAGCAAAGAGGGTGTTCTAGGGTTGCATACTGCCCCAGACCTCCTCCCGGCTCACTGCACCTATAGCGAGGAGCTCCTAAGGCTGGACCCACCAACAAGCCCACCTGTTCTGAGCTGGCAGGGCTCTCCAGTGTCAGACTTAGGTGAAGATGAGGAAGGGAAAGAGGGAGATTTGATTAGAGTTCTGAGGAGGCCAGTGCTACAACCTAGTCCAACACACTCATCTCCACTAAGAGACCAAGTGGAGATCAACACCGGAGTCGACTATTGCCACAGTGACCTGGCCAGGTTGTACGGCCTTCCAGAGTCCTCTAAAGCAATAGACACTGAGGAAGAAGATgaagaaaagagagaagaaGAGCAGAAAGATAGTAGTCCTGATGCACCAAGCTGCTCCGAGCCCAACAAACCGCACTTGCACCAACTGGACACATTTGAATCAGCAACCTCAGCGATAGGCAGCCATAGATATACTTACAGGGGTGGACCGTTTGGTCGGCCACCCCCTAGTGCTTTAGTTGGGGTGAAATACTCATCATCCTTGTCCTTGGGTCCTGAGATCCACCCTCCAGACCAGCATAGTCCACCTGCCACATCTCCAACTACAGAAATCCCAGATCAGGCCACACCACCATTTGTCCAACTCGCAGAAAAGGACAAAGAGGGTGAAACAGAGGAAGAAAGAATGGAAACCAATGCAAACGAAGATGAAATAGAAGAAGAAAAGGAGGAAGCTGAGGTGCAGAAGATGGATGAACAAATGGAGATCAAAGTAGCTGAATCAGCTGAAGACCCAACCTGCACTTCACTGGAGGAAAAAGAACCTCTGTCTCCTGCCGCCTTGCAGGCTAAACTAGTACAAAGCTGCGAACTACTGCTCAATCAAAACTCCAGCCCTGTTTCAAAGgaaatgaaagtcagtgggtcCACATCTACTGAGAGAGAACAGGAACATGACCGAGCCAGACAGAAAGATCAAGTGAGGTCTCCAAGAAAAGCTGGTAGTGGCATGAAAGGAGAAGACCCTGAAAAGAGTAATGGAGGAGAGGACAAAAAGGATACGGCGAAGGATGAGACAGAGATAAAAGATTCATCCTCTGAAGGTTTAGGTGAGCACTTGGTGGAAATCAAGAACGAACAGCTTGTCCCAGAAAACCAAAAAATTGACTTGAATGATGGAGAAACAGAATCTAAAGAAACTGAAAAAGTAAAAGAGACAGATGTTAAAAAAGAGACCAAGCAAGAAGACACAGTAAAGTCTGGTACATCTGCCACAGCTTCATCTACACCTGCCACAACCAACACACAAACCTCTGTTACTGTGACACCCTCCAGTAGACCTCTGCTCCTGGAGCGGGTCAATCTCCTTAATCTGCAGGAGTTGTCTAAAATTCCCTTGAAAGAACTGAAGATCCGTTTGGTCAAGGTTGAGAGCAAAGGTCGGCAGACTTTCATCGCCTCAGAGATCGAGCAGAAGACCATGCCACTCAATGCCATCAACATCAAAAATAGCGCAGCCGAGGTCATACAAGCCTGCAA AGGGGCAAACATCAAGAGCAAGTTTCGGGAGTCATACCTGCTTCCAGCATTTTCAGTGAAACCTGACCTGTCCACCGAGATTCCTATTCCCAGAGAGAAACTGAACCCTCCAACACCGAGCATTTAT ctaGAGAGTAAAAGAGATGCTTTTTCTCCGGTACTGCTGCAATTCTGCACAgactctaaaaatgctgttaCTGTCATCAGAGGATTGGCTGGATCCCTCCGTCTCA ATCTGGGTCTGTTTTCCACTAAATCCCTGGTGGAGGCCAACTCTGAGCATGCAGTGGAAGTGAGGACTCAGGTGCAGCAACCTGCGGATGAGAACTGGAACCATTCAGGATCCGCCCAGACCTGGCCCTGCGAAAGCAGCAGATCTCACACCACCATTGCTAAATATGCACAGTACCAAGCGTCCAGTTTCCAGGAGAGCTTACAG gAAGAGAAAGACAGTGAAGATGAGGATGAAGAAGCCAAATCAGAGAATAAAACTGTGACAAAATCCAACTCCCAAGGAAATGCTGCGACTTCTATCACCACATCCAG ttcaGAGCAGAAAGCCATTggaaaaatcattaaatttgGAACCAACATTGACCTATCAGACCCAAAACg GTGGAAGCTGCAGCTGCAGGAGCTGTTGAAGTTGCCTGCGTTCATGCGTGTTTCCTCCAGCGCGAACATGCTGAGTCATGTTGGCCACACTATACTGGGCATGAACACAGTCCAGCTTTATATGAAGGTCCCTGGCAGCCGCACACCAG GACATCAGGAAAATAATAACTTCTGTTCAGTGAACATCAATATTGGCCCTGGAGACTGTGAGTGGTTTGCCGTCCATGAACACTACTGGAAAGCCATCAGTGACATATGCGAAAA GCACGGCGTGGACTATCTGACAGGCTCGTGGTGGCCGGTTTTGGAGGATCTGTACCGTTCAAACATCCCAGTGTACCGCTTCATTCAGAGACCCGGTGACCTGGTGTGGATCAACGCTGGCACTGTGCACTGGGTCCAGGCCGTGGGCTGGTGCAACAACATTGCCTGGAACGTGGGTCCTTTAAACG CCTATCAATACCAGCTGGCTCTTGAACGCTTTGAGTGGAACGAGATCAAGAAAGTCAAATCAATCGTCCCCATGATTCACGTGTCCTGGAACGTCGCCCGCACACTCAAGATCACAGACCCAAACACATTCAAGATGATCAA ACATTGTCTCCTTCAGTCCATCAAACACATTCAGATTTTGAGGGACCAGCTGGTGTCGGCAGGGAAGAAGATCTCTTATCAGAGCAGGGTGAAGGATGAGCCGGCGTACTACTGCAACGAGTGCGAC gtGGAGGTGTTTAACCTGCTGTTTGTGACCAGTGAAAACAGCAGTAGGAAGACGTATGTGGTTCACTGTGAGGACTGCGCTCGGGAGCGGAGCCCCAGTCTGAGCGGGGTGGTGGTGCTGGAGCAGTATCGCATCAATGAGCTCATGAACACATATGATAATTTCACCCTG GCTCCAGTCCCGTGCTGTAGGTGA
- the kdm6bb gene encoding lysine (K)-specific demethylase 6B, b isoform X1 codes for MYHIAEQYSGRNSWDSFPSSGPNRAPWAPGSNRHWAPPSRCSGGNYQSPSQNYTAGRSYPNKAYNNRPPGFSRDRPHTHPRDRGNGKEQRVPRVCGPTQSQHHNPERPALNYSSGCGGHLSSSNNHSSQPHRYGGPHQQQRSTGRPQQTQGEKWTQSTQSRTFQGPSLKRPGPPHNMSPPPRDPSPPRDDCPTKRSRSNSSHQNFHPREKYFINRPPPSHPPRPWSPGYKSSMPWSLSEKRSSPSRFQESSHSVMRDHTYRPYSHPSPPSSAPSQGLHSKKPTKQGQPHHPVRDHPGPHPRGAKGGWDCPSPANLTSVPYSQQHQLPPPQRHTGPSSSPATSVPQSRFNTAQPDWKTQSRSGKHGSSETGRTTSGLESQESVGGERKRPSASKHISRQRSPIQSYSSAEGRVTDCSEWRSPETGLKKHNQRDSDSPSETSTQTSDRGQRAQKSELKKSRHSKHQTGFKSTHKSSLSKLDSELLKHIQAKRRHKERLRRKEKKKEGELLDTRERMEKKMEDRKKKKMKDGRKGHDKKNIHQNGRKLGQITRRAKEERKKEMHEDRKSETPTSKSASPNLGTLYPSDSEPLLDDPLSEPLHLNQREEEFSRHTSGFTPPSTSSSVNINHCSPCQLTYEANTKALEVDDQSDFSEPDHVDTSDDDSIEDHDFGGSKLTLPNKQKVCEEEPIRSKEGVLGLHTAPDLLPAHCTYSEELLRLDPPTSPPVLSWQGSPVSDLGEDEEGKEGDLIRVLRRPVLQPSPTHSSPLRDQVEINTGVDYCHSDLARLYGLPESSKAIDTEEEDEEKREEEQKDSSPDAPSCSEPNKPHLHQLDTFESATSAIGSHRYTYRGGPFGRPPPSALVGVKYSSSLSLGPEIHPPDQHSPPATSPTTEIPDQATPPFVQLAEKDKEGETEEERMETNANEDEIEEEKEEAEVQKMDEQMEIKVAESAEDPTCTSLEEKEPLSPAALQAKLVQSCELLLNQNSSPVSKEMKVSGSTSTEREQEHDRARQKDQVRSPRKAGSGMKGEDPEKSNGGEDKKDTAKDETEIKDSSSEGLGEHLVEIKNEQLVPENQKIDLNDGETESKETEKVKETDVKKETKQEDTVKSGTSATASSTPATTNTQTSVTVTPSSRPLLLERVNLLNLQELSKIPLKELKIRLVKVESKGRQTFIASEIEQKTMPLNAINIKNSAAEVIQACKGANIKSKFRESYLLPAFSVKPDLSTEIPIPREKLNPPTPSIYLESKRDAFSPVLLQFCTDSKNAVTVIRGLAGSLRLNLGLFSTKSLVEANSEHAVEVRTQVQQPADENWNHSGSAQTWPCESSRSHTTIAKYAQYQASSFQESLQEEKDSEDEDEEAKSENKTVTKSNSQGNAATSITTSSSEQKAIGKIIKFGTNIDLSDPKRWKLQLQELLKLPAFMRVSSSANMLSHVGHTILGMNTVQLYMKVPGSRTPGHQENNNFCSVNINIGPGDCEWFAVHEHYWKAISDICEKHGVDYLTGSWWPVLEDLYRSNIPVYRFIQRPGDLVWINAGTVHWVQAVGWCNNIAWNVGPLNAYQYQLALERFEWNEIKKVKSIVPMIHVSWNVARTLKITDPNTFKMIKHCLLQSIKHIQILRDQLVSAGKKISYQSRVKDEPAYYCNECDVEVFNLLFVTSENSSRKTYVVHCEDCARERSPSLSGVVVLEQYRINELMNTYDNFTLAPVPCCR; via the exons ATGTATCACATAGCAGAGCAGTATTCTGGACGAAACTCGTGGGACTCCTTCCCCTCTTCTGGGCCGAATCGAGCACCATGGGCCCCAGGCAGCAACCGGCACTGGGCCCCTCCATCCAG GTGCAGTGGAGGGAACTATCAATCCCCATCCCAAAACTACACAGCAGGAAGAAGCTACCCAAATAAAGCTTATAACAACAG ACCTCCAGGTTTCAGCAGGGACAGGCCCCACACGCACCCCAGAGACAGAGGAAATGGAAAGGAGCAGAGGGTCCCCAGGGTCTGCGGACCAACACAGAGCCAGCACCACAATCCAGAACGCCCCGCCCTAAACTACAGCTCAGGGTGTGGAGGACATCTCTCTAGCAGCAACAATCACAGCAGCCAGCCACACAGG TATGGGGGTCCGCATCAGCAGCAGCGTTCCACTGGGCGTCCCCAACAGACCCAGGGAGAAAAATGGACACAGTCGACTCAGTCCAGGACATTCCAAGGGCCCTCTCTCAAACGTCCAGGACCTCCTCACAATATGTCACCACCACCCCGGGATCCATCCCCTCCACGAGACGACTGTCCCACCAAGAGGAGCAGGAGCAACAGCTCGCATCAG AATTTCCACCCGAGAGAGAAATATTTCATCAACCGTCCACCCCCCTCACATCCACCTCGGCCATGGAGCCCAGGATACAAAAGCTCAATGCCCTGGAGCCTGTCTGAGAAGAGGTCCTCCCCCTCTCGCTTTCAG GAGTCCAGTCATTCAGTCATGAGAGATCACACCTATAGACCGTATTCCCACCCATCACCACCCAGCAGTGCCCCAAGCCAGGGCCTCCACAGCAAGAAACCCACCAAACAGGGGCAACCTCATCATCCAGTCCGAGATCATCCAGGCCCCCATCCCCGTGGGGCCAAAGGGGGCTGGGATTGCCCATCACCAGCAAACCTCACCAGTGTGCCTTACAGTCAGCAGCACCAGCTCCCTCCACCACAGAGGCACACCGGCCCCTCCAGCAGCCCAGCCACCTCAGTACCTCAGTCCAGATTCAACACAGCACAACCTGACTGGAAAACACAGAGTCGCTCGGGAAAACACGGCAGCAGT GAGACAGGGCGTACCACCTCTGGCCTGGAATCTCAAGAGTCTGTGGGTGGGGAGAGAAAACGGCCAAGTGCATCTAAACATATTAGCCGCCAACGAAGTCCCATCCAGTCATATAGCAGTGCAGAGGGCAGAGTCACAGATTGTTCAGAATGGAGGAGCCCAGAGACTGGGTTAAAGAAACACAATCAGAGAGACTCTGACTCCCCTTCTGAAACCAGCACTCAAACCTCAGACAGAGGTCAGAGGGCacagaagtcagaattgaagaAGAGCAGACACTCTAAACACCAGACTGGATTCAAATCCACTCACAAGAGCTCCCTCAGCAAGCTGGACTCTGAACTCTTGAAGCATATTCAGGCCAAGAGGAGGCACAAGGAGCGTTTAAGGAGGAAGGAGAAAAAGAAGGAAGGAGAGCTGTTAGATACAAGAGAACGgatggagaaaaaaatggaggacaggaaaaagaaaaagatgaagGACGGAAGAAAGGGGCATGATAAGAAGAACATACATCAAAATGGCCGAAAGTTGGGACAGATAACAAGAAGAGCAAAGGaggagaggaaaaaagaaatgcatgaaGACAGGAAGAGTGAGACGCCCACCTCAAAATCAGCATCTCCCAATTTAGGAACGTTGTATCCCAGTGATTCTGAACCTCTCCTGGATGACCCACTTTCTGAGCCACTTCATCTCAATCAAAGAGAGGAAGAGTTCTCTCGACATACCTCAGGGTTCACCCCACCATCTACGTCCTCTTCTGTCAATATTAATCATTGTTCTCCATGCCAATTAACCTATGAAGCCAATACTAAAGCCTTAGAGGTTGACGACCAATCAGACTTTTCTGAGCCTGACCATGTAGACACTAGCGATGATGACAGCATAGAGGACCATGATTTTGGTGGGTCCAAACTTACTCTTCCCAATAAGCAGAAGGTTTGTGAAGAAGAACCCATCAGAAGCAAAGAGGGTGTTCTAGGGTTGCATACTGCCCCAGACCTCCTCCCGGCTCACTGCACCTATAGCGAGGAGCTCCTAAGGCTGGACCCACCAACAAGCCCACCTGTTCTGAGCTGGCAGGGCTCTCCAGTGTCAGACTTAGGTGAAGATGAGGAAGGGAAAGAGGGAGATTTGATTAGAGTTCTGAGGAGGCCAGTGCTACAACCTAGTCCAACACACTCATCTCCACTAAGAGACCAAGTGGAGATCAACACCGGAGTCGACTATTGCCACAGTGACCTGGCCAGGTTGTACGGCCTTCCAGAGTCCTCTAAAGCAATAGACACTGAGGAAGAAGATgaagaaaagagagaagaaGAGCAGAAAGATAGTAGTCCTGATGCACCAAGCTGCTCCGAGCCCAACAAACCGCACTTGCACCAACTGGACACATTTGAATCAGCAACCTCAGCGATAGGCAGCCATAGATATACTTACAGGGGTGGACCGTTTGGTCGGCCACCCCCTAGTGCTTTAGTTGGGGTGAAATACTCATCATCCTTGTCCTTGGGTCCTGAGATCCACCCTCCAGACCAGCATAGTCCACCTGCCACATCTCCAACTACAGAAATCCCAGATCAGGCCACACCACCATTTGTCCAACTCGCAGAAAAGGACAAAGAGGGTGAAACAGAGGAAGAAAGAATGGAAACCAATGCAAACGAAGATGAAATAGAAGAAGAAAAGGAGGAAGCTGAGGTGCAGAAGATGGATGAACAAATGGAGATCAAAGTAGCTGAATCAGCTGAAGACCCAACCTGCACTTCACTGGAGGAAAAAGAACCTCTGTCTCCTGCCGCCTTGCAGGCTAAACTAGTACAAAGCTGCGAACTACTGCTCAATCAAAACTCCAGCCCTGTTTCAAAGgaaatgaaagtcagtgggtcCACATCTACTGAGAGAGAACAGGAACATGACCGAGCCAGACAGAAAGATCAAGTGAGGTCTCCAAGAAAAGCTGGTAGTGGCATGAAAGGAGAAGACCCTGAAAAGAGTAATGGAGGAGAGGACAAAAAGGATACGGCGAAGGATGAGACAGAGATAAAAGATTCATCCTCTGAAGGTTTAGGTGAGCACTTGGTGGAAATCAAGAACGAACAGCTTGTCCCAGAAAACCAAAAAATTGACTTGAATGATGGAGAAACAGAATCTAAAGAAACTGAAAAAGTAAAAGAGACAGATGTTAAAAAAGAGACCAAGCAAGAAGACACAGTAAAGTCTGGTACATCTGCCACAGCTTCATCTACACCTGCCACAACCAACACACAAACCTCTGTTACTGTGACACCCTCCAGTAGACCTCTGCTCCTGGAGCGGGTCAATCTCCTTAATCTGCAGGAGTTGTCTAAAATTCCCTTGAAAGAACTGAAGATCCGTTTGGTCAAGGTTGAGAGCAAAGGTCGGCAGACTTTCATCGCCTCAGAGATCGAGCAGAAGACCATGCCACTCAATGCCATCAACATCAAAAATAGCGCAGCCGAGGTCATACAAGCCTGCAA AGGGGCAAACATCAAGAGCAAGTTTCGGGAGTCATACCTGCTTCCAGCATTTTCAGTGAAACCTGACCTGTCCACCGAGATTCCTATTCCCAGAGAGAAACTGAACCCTCCAACACCGAGCATTTAT ctaGAGAGTAAAAGAGATGCTTTTTCTCCGGTACTGCTGCAATTCTGCACAgactctaaaaatgctgttaCTGTCATCAGAGGATTGGCTGGATCCCTCCGTCTCA ATCTGGGTCTGTTTTCCACTAAATCCCTGGTGGAGGCCAACTCTGAGCATGCAGTGGAAGTGAGGACTCAGGTGCAGCAACCTGCGGATGAGAACTGGAACCATTCAGGATCCGCCCAGACCTGGCCCTGCGAAAGCAGCAGATCTCACACCACCATTGCTAAATATGCACAGTACCAAGCGTCCAGTTTCCAGGAGAGCTTACAG gAAGAGAAAGACAGTGAAGATGAGGATGAAGAAGCCAAATCAGAGAATAAAACTGTGACAAAATCCAACTCCCAAGGAAATGCTGCGACTTCTATCACCACATCCAG ttcaGAGCAGAAAGCCATTggaaaaatcattaaatttgGAACCAACATTGACCTATCAGACCCAAAACg GTGGAAGCTGCAGCTGCAGGAGCTGTTGAAGTTGCCTGCGTTCATGCGTGTTTCCTCCAGCGCGAACATGCTGAGTCATGTTGGCCACACTATACTGGGCATGAACACAGTCCAGCTTTATATGAAGGTCCCTGGCAGCCGCACACCAG GACATCAGGAAAATAATAACTTCTGTTCAGTGAACATCAATATTGGCCCTGGAGACTGTGAGTGGTTTGCCGTCCATGAACACTACTGGAAAGCCATCAGTGACATATGCGAAAA GCACGGCGTGGACTATCTGACAGGCTCGTGGTGGCCGGTTTTGGAGGATCTGTACCGTTCAAACATCCCAGTGTACCGCTTCATTCAGAGACCCGGTGACCTGGTGTGGATCAACGCTGGCACTGTGCACTGGGTCCAGGCCGTGGGCTGGTGCAACAACATTGCCTGGAACGTGGGTCCTTTAAACG CCTATCAATACCAGCTGGCTCTTGAACGCTTTGAGTGGAACGAGATCAAGAAAGTCAAATCAATCGTCCCCATGATTCACGTGTCCTGGAACGTCGCCCGCACACTCAAGATCACAGACCCAAACACATTCAAGATGATCAA ACATTGTCTCCTTCAGTCCATCAAACACATTCAGATTTTGAGGGACCAGCTGGTGTCGGCAGGGAAGAAGATCTCTTATCAGAGCAGGGTGAAGGATGAGCCGGCGTACTACTGCAACGAGTGCGAC gtGGAGGTGTTTAACCTGCTGTTTGTGACCAGTGAAAACAGCAGTAGGAAGACGTATGTGGTTCACTGTGAGGACTGCGCTCGGGAGCGGAGCCCCAGTCTGAGCGGGGTGGTGGTGCTGGAGCAGTATCGCATCAATGAGCTCATGAACACATATGATAATTTCACCCTG GCTCCAGTCCCGTGCTGTAGGTGA